Proteins encoded together in one uncultured Desulfosarcina sp. window:
- a CDS encoding SDR family oxidoreductase yields the protein MKIIIVGNLGYIGPSLVTQLRKTYPEGTLIGYDIGYFAHCLTNPVVLPELKLDQQIFGDIRTFPENLLDGVDAIVDLAAISNDPMGNKFEEVTLDINYRAAVRLAEMAKENGVKSFVYASSCSMYGLADDSPRKETDKLNPLTAYARSKVFAEEKFERLADNNFTVTCNRFATACGWSTRLRLDLVLNDFVAGALTERRISILSDGTPWRPMINTKDMARAMDWAVARPASNGGSFLAVNTGSNAWNTNILALAEATAKVIPGVEISINPDAPPDKRSYQANFDLFKKLAPDHQPQEDLLSTVEEMSRNLTQMNFSDSNYRESQLIRLKVIGRLQEQGLLNEKLEWIS from the coding sequence ATGAAGATTATTATTGTCGGTAATTTAGGCTACATCGGTCCCAGTCTCGTGACCCAGCTTAGAAAAACGTATCCTGAAGGAACATTAATCGGTTATGACATAGGATATTTTGCGCACTGCCTGACCAATCCAGTAGTTCTTCCAGAACTGAAGCTTGACCAACAGATCTTTGGCGATATCCGGACGTTTCCTGAGAACCTGCTCGATGGCGTCGATGCCATTGTGGATCTCGCTGCGATTTCTAACGATCCGATGGGGAATAAATTTGAGGAAGTGACCCTGGATATCAACTACAGGGCTGCCGTCCGGTTGGCGGAAATGGCCAAAGAAAATGGGGTGAAATCATTTGTATATGCTTCCAGTTGCTCGATGTACGGCCTGGCGGATGACTCTCCACGAAAAGAGACCGATAAACTCAACCCACTGACGGCATATGCTCGATCAAAAGTATTTGCCGAGGAAAAATTTGAACGTTTGGCAGATAACAATTTTACTGTCACCTGCAATCGGTTTGCGACTGCTTGCGGTTGGTCGACGCGTCTTCGCCTGGACCTGGTTTTGAATGATTTTGTTGCCGGCGCCCTGACGGAAAGACGGATATCGATTTTAAGTGACGGTACGCCATGGCGGCCGATGATTAACACGAAAGATATGGCACGGGCTATGGATTGGGCCGTTGCGCGGCCTGCATCTAATGGTGGTAGCTTTTTAGCGGTCAATACGGGAAGCAATGCCTGGAATACGAACATCCTGGCACTCGCCGAGGCAACGGCCAAAGTAATACCGGGAGTTGAAATTTCGATCAACCCCGATGCTCCACCGGACAAGCGGTCCTACCAGGCTAACTTCGATTTGTTCAAAAAGCTTGCCCCGGATCATCAGCCTCAAGAGGATCTGCTGTCCACCGTTGAGGAAATGAGTAGGAATTTAACCCAGATGAATTTCAGTGATTCCAACTACCGGGAATCGCAATTGATCCGACTGAAAGTGATTGGGCGTCTGCAAGAACAGGGATTATTGAACGAAAAACTTGAATGGATAAGCTAA
- a CDS encoding sugar phosphate nucleotidyltransferase → MKVVLFCGGQGMRLREYSENIPKPMVPIGYRPILWNIMRYYAHFGHKDFILCLGHKADMIKNYFVNYDETISNDFVFTCGGKKIEMLNTDIDDWRITFVDTGINSNIGMRLMQVKKYLDGENIFLANYADGLTDLNLDVMIDWFKSNEKATASFMAYQPSQSFHVVNRDDDGTVNSISHIKSSGLYINTGFFILKKSIFDFVEWGDELVNEPFQRLIDKRTLISWEHKGFWASMDTYKDKQKLDEAYSKGNPPWEVWRKNNVSGKKLNAWHKD, encoded by the coding sequence ATGAAGGTAGTTCTCTTTTGTGGCGGACAGGGTATGCGACTTCGTGAATATTCAGAGAATATTCCAAAACCGATGGTTCCGATAGGCTACCGGCCGATACTTTGGAATATCATGAGATACTATGCCCATTTTGGTCACAAGGATTTTATCCTTTGTCTGGGACATAAGGCGGACATGATAAAAAACTACTTTGTCAACTATGATGAAACCATTTCAAATGATTTTGTATTTACCTGTGGCGGGAAAAAGATTGAAATGCTGAATACCGATATAGATGACTGGCGTATCACCTTTGTCGATACCGGTATAAACTCGAACATCGGTATGCGGCTCATGCAGGTTAAAAAGTACTTGGACGGTGAGAATATATTCTTGGCCAATTATGCTGATGGGCTGACAGACCTGAACTTGGATGTCATGATTGACTGGTTCAAATCCAATGAAAAGGCAACGGCTAGTTTTATGGCTTATCAGCCATCACAAAGTTTTCATGTGGTTAATCGGGATGATGATGGCACCGTTAACAGTATCAGCCATATTAAATCCTCTGGATTGTATATAAACACAGGATTCTTCATATTGAAAAAAAGCATCTTTGATTTCGTCGAATGGGGAGATGAACTTGTCAATGAACCCTTCCAGCGTTTGATTGATAAGAGGACGCTTATTTCATGGGAACATAAAGGATTTTGGGCCAGTATGGATACATATAAGGATAAACAGAAACTGGATGAAGCCTATTCCAAAGGAAATCCACCTTGGGAGGTCTGGCGCAAAAACAATGTTTCAGGAAAAAAATTGAATGCTTGGCATAAAGATTGA
- a CDS encoding polysaccharide pyruvyl transferase family protein, with product MKNTVKDIIGVFGHYGNKNLGDEAIIAAVIHNIQSYQPGSKIIGFSINPIDTEKRHNIQSFPIRRLKKQNQISENGMYQQKGTFIHSELGEKLSIMQQLKQTLKDRLDRMPILKVLIKMPFGLFEGMVSTGKEIQFLFNTYGILKNTDKLLVCGSNQFLDNFGGFSGFPYTLLKWTVLSRLAKTKVYFLSLGAGPLKSNISMFMIKRCIDLCEYISFRDHGSKMLVGQQANPKAGVFPDLAFSEDYLDLVDRHQKSKKRLRIGINPMPVFDKRYWPVSDDRKYRLYVENFAELYVALKKNGFEPFFYNTQNSDLLVIEDVIALISCQTRTSVVDREIVEVCRSDTLDELMNVIASADILVPTRFHGIILAYKADKPVVGICYGPKSKELVESVARKGSAFDVETFKAKQILNETIRIAGNYDDETKKIRTTREKYEKLLDVQYGKIF from the coding sequence TTGAAAAATACCGTAAAAGATATCATTGGTGTTTTTGGACATTATGGCAATAAAAACTTGGGAGATGAAGCCATCATTGCCGCAGTGATACACAATATTCAATCGTATCAACCCGGAAGCAAGATTATTGGCTTTTCAATCAATCCAATAGACACGGAAAAAAGGCATAATATTCAATCTTTTCCCATCAGGAGGTTGAAAAAACAAAATCAAATTTCAGAAAATGGAATGTATCAGCAAAAAGGCACGTTTATACACAGCGAGTTAGGTGAAAAGCTTTCTATAATGCAACAGTTGAAACAAACGCTGAAAGATCGACTGGATAGGATGCCAATCTTGAAAGTTCTAATAAAGATGCCTTTTGGGCTTTTCGAAGGAATGGTATCAACAGGCAAAGAAATCCAATTTCTTTTTAATACTTATGGCATTCTTAAAAATACAGATAAACTGCTAGTTTGCGGATCAAACCAGTTCCTTGATAACTTTGGCGGCTTTTCGGGGTTTCCATACACACTGCTAAAATGGACTGTGTTGTCTCGTCTGGCTAAAACGAAGGTATATTTCCTAAGTTTAGGTGCAGGTCCTTTGAAGAGCAATATCAGTATGTTCATGATAAAGCGCTGCATCGACCTTTGTGAATACATATCGTTCAGGGATCATGGTTCCAAAATGTTGGTTGGTCAGCAGGCAAATCCGAAGGCTGGTGTTTTCCCTGACTTGGCATTCAGCGAAGACTATTTGGATTTAGTTGATAGGCATCAAAAATCGAAAAAAAGGCTAAGAATCGGAATTAATCCAATGCCGGTTTTCGACAAAAGGTATTGGCCAGTATCTGATGATCGAAAATATCGTTTGTATGTTGAGAACTTTGCAGAATTGTATGTAGCGTTGAAGAAAAACGGTTTTGAACCTTTTTTCTATAATACCCAGAATTCTGACCTTCTTGTCATAGAAGATGTAATCGCATTAATTTCATGCCAAACTCGCACTTCAGTTGTAGATAGAGAAATCGTTGAAGTATGCCGCAGCGATACATTAGATGAGTTGATGAATGTGATTGCTTCTGCGGATATTCTTGTGCCGACTCGATTTCATGGTATTATTTTGGCGTATAAGGCTGACAAGCCTGTCGTGGGGATCTGTTATGGCCCGAAATCAAAAGAGTTGGTAGAGAGCGTAGCTCGAAAAGGGTCTGCATTTGATGTGGAAACATTCAAAGCAAAGCAGATACTTAATGAAACAATTCGCATTGCTGGCAATTACGACGACGAAACCAAAAAGATCAGAACTACCCGGGAAAAATACGAAAAATTGCTTGACGTGCAATATGGTAAGATTTTTTGA
- a CDS encoding glycosyltransferase family 2 protein — protein MDEEKPLVSVAMPVFNGEPYIEEAIRCVLNQTYNNLELVISDNASTDNTEQVCRDFKEKDDRVVYIRNTSNIGAAKNYNQAFRNTTGLYFRWHNADDLCSPRLVEVCLEVLMGNPDTVLCYGKTDIIDDRGELLEHYDDNLDLRQPKPTERFKAFFQQVGLTNIIYGLMRRSTVERTMLMGEGTFFASDVNFMAEMSLYGKFYEIPETHFFRRMHARASSWERKNDTVQRDFWQGQSRKFFLPNWKKNIAYLKAIRNSPISIAEKIRLFRFVARRIIMCRRDLLRDLLLEWNWLSAVSI, from the coding sequence ATGGATGAAGAAAAACCATTGGTTAGTGTAGCAATGCCCGTTTTTAACGGCGAGCCCTATATTGAAGAAGCAATTCGATGTGTCCTCAACCAGACCTACAACAACCTGGAGTTGGTAATATCTGACAATGCTTCCACCGATAATACCGAACAGGTATGTCGGGATTTTAAAGAAAAGGACGACCGCGTCGTTTACATTCGAAATACTTCCAACATTGGCGCAGCCAAAAATTACAATCAAGCTTTCAGGAACACCACAGGCCTATATTTCAGGTGGCACAATGCCGATGATTTGTGTTCGCCACGGTTGGTTGAAGTTTGCCTTGAAGTGTTGATGGGAAATCCAGACACCGTTCTCTGTTATGGAAAAACAGATATCATAGATGATCGTGGTGAACTTTTAGAACATTACGACGACAATCTTGACCTTCGGCAGCCAAAACCAACAGAAAGATTTAAGGCTTTTTTTCAGCAGGTCGGACTTACCAACATTATTTATGGACTGATGCGTCGATCTACGGTTGAAAGGACTATGCTGATGGGAGAGGGAACATTCTTTGCCTCTGATGTCAATTTTATGGCTGAAATGTCTCTTTATGGTAAATTTTATGAAATTCCCGAAACGCATTTTTTTCGGCGCATGCATGCGAGAGCTAGCAGTTGGGAACGAAAAAATGATACCGTTCAACGGGACTTCTGGCAAGGGCAAAGCCGCAAATTTTTTTTGCCGAATTGGAAAAAAAATATCGCTTATCTCAAGGCAATTCGGAATTCTCCGATCAGCATTGCTGAAAAGATAAGATTATTTAGGTTTGTAGCACGGCGTATTATCATGTGTCGTCGTGATCTTTTAAGGGATTTATTATTGGAATGGAATTGGTTATCTGCAGTAAGTATATAA
- a CDS encoding class I SAM-dependent methyltransferase, translated as MIRYSYCPNCNKNHVEGFFRIDNAPIFSVVTLKTREEALAVPRKDIELAFCNDCGFIFNRLYDTSIDYFSMGYEDQQGHSKTFMQYLTRISHHLIGRYNIKNQTIVEIGCGKGDFLNLINTLSGGVGIGIDPAYADGRQENPNLTFYKEQYSLKHGEIASRLVCCRHTLEHIHQTKAFMTLIRDSFGSVHRPLIFFEVPQISRILDDFAFWDIYYEHCSYFSAGSLARLFRSTGFKILDLRFDYDDQYLLIEAVAAEETTPVTFDIEESIAEQKQRVDAFRMKINEQLGFWRNRLQEIKDQGKRAMVWGGGSKAVGFLTNFADIGLFEFVVDINPYMENNFIPGIGSQYVQPGFLKEYQPDVVIIMNGIYKDEISQTMNEMGVFPNVYTL; from the coding sequence ATGATACGATATAGCTATTGCCCCAATTGCAATAAAAACCATGTTGAAGGTTTTTTCAGGATTGATAACGCCCCTATTTTTAGCGTGGTGACTTTAAAAACCAGGGAAGAGGCTCTGGCCGTACCGCGGAAGGATATCGAACTGGCCTTCTGCAACGATTGCGGCTTCATTTTCAATCGGTTGTACGATACGTCGATCGATTATTTTTCCATGGGATATGAGGACCAGCAGGGGCATTCAAAAACTTTCATGCAATATCTCACACGTATCTCTCATCATCTGATTGGACGATACAATATTAAAAACCAGACGATTGTAGAGATCGGCTGCGGGAAAGGTGATTTTCTCAATCTTATCAACACATTGTCCGGAGGAGTAGGGATTGGTATCGATCCGGCGTATGCAGACGGGCGGCAGGAAAATCCAAACCTGACATTCTACAAAGAACAATACAGCTTGAAACACGGAGAGATTGCTTCCAGGCTGGTTTGCTGCCGGCATACGTTGGAGCATATCCACCAGACAAAGGCGTTCATGACGCTCATCCGGGATTCATTTGGATCTGTACACCGACCGCTTATTTTCTTCGAGGTTCCCCAAATCAGCCGGATTCTTGATGACTTTGCCTTTTGGGATATCTATTACGAGCATTGCAGCTATTTTAGCGCTGGTTCACTGGCCCGTCTCTTTCGATCAACCGGTTTTAAAATTCTGGACCTTCGATTCGATTATGATGACCAGTACCTGCTTATCGAAGCAGTCGCTGCTGAGGAAACGACGCCGGTAACCTTTGATATCGAAGAGAGCATCGCCGAACAAAAGCAAAGGGTTGATGCTTTTCGGATGAAAATCAATGAGCAGCTTGGCTTCTGGCGAAATCGTTTGCAGGAAATCAAGGATCAGGGAAAGCGGGCGATGGTCTGGGGTGGTGGATCAAAAGCAGTGGGATTCTTGACAAATTTTGCAGATATTGGACTGTTTGAGTTTGTTGTTGATATCAACCCCTATATGGAAAACAACTTTATTCCCGGGATCGGCAGCCAATATGTCCAGCCTGGTTTCCTCAAAGAATATCAACCCGACGTCGTTATCATCATGAATGGCATCTATAAGGACGAGATCTCCCAAACCATGAACGAAATGGGTGTGTTCCCTAACGTGTATACATTATAA
- a CDS encoding PIG-L family deacetylase, which yields MLGIKIDSKTPLSVLCLGAHCDDIEIGAGGTLLKLIREYAISSVDWIVFASNEKRKAEAERSADRFLEPVVNKRIVIRSWRDGFLPFSAWDVKDYFELLKTDIAPDLIFTHYRDDRHQDHRIISELTWNTWRNHFILEYEIPKYDGDLGAPSFFVPLESEYIDRRNQIILDEYVSQRGKHWFDDETFRSINRLRGMESASLYAEAFYSRKICLK from the coding sequence ATGCTTGGCATAAAGATTGATTCTAAAACACCGCTGAGTGTGCTTTGTCTCGGAGCGCATTGCGATGATATCGAAATCGGGGCTGGTGGAACCCTGCTGAAATTAATTAGGGAGTATGCGATTTCATCAGTGGATTGGATTGTTTTTGCATCTAATGAAAAAAGAAAAGCGGAAGCCGAACGAAGCGCTGACCGGTTTCTTGAACCGGTAGTAAATAAAAGGATAGTTATTCGATCGTGGCGAGATGGATTTCTTCCTTTTTCTGCTTGGGACGTTAAAGATTATTTTGAACTGCTAAAGACTGATATTGCACCTGATTTAATCTTCACCCATTATCGAGATGACCGCCATCAAGATCATCGTATCATTAGCGAATTGACCTGGAATACATGGCGGAACCATTTTATTCTAGAATATGAGATACCGAAATATGATGGGGATCTGGGTGCTCCCAGCTTTTTTGTTCCCTTGGAGTCTGAATATATTGATAGGAGAAATCAAATCATCTTGGACGAATACGTTTCACAAAGAGGAAAACACTGGTTTGACGATGAAACGTTTCGGTCGATAAACCGCCTTCGCGGCATGGAATCTGCGAGTTTGTACGCCGAGGCCTTCTATTCAAGGAAAATCTGTCTTAAATAA
- a CDS encoding class I SAM-dependent methyltransferase, which translates to MSSSYQAVPAREQINCRFCGGKLDHTFVDLGMSPLCQTHISPDQLNRYEYFYPLKAFVCSHCFLVQLDEYVPPQEIFTEYAYFSSYAESWVAHARQYVEMVVERFALTGQSAVLEIASNDGYLLQHFIERGIPARGIDPAANVAKVAIEKGIPTVVDFFGEKSASDYRKTYGGVDLLLGNNVLAHVPDINDFVKGMKVVLNPKGVITMEFPHLFRLMEQNQFDTIYHEHFSYLSFHAVEKIFATHGITLFDVDELKSHGGSIRIYGRHSENAELEICENVERIKAVERSAGLLDMETYHQFNTRVVETKRKILSFLIDAKNRGKTIVGYGAPGKGNTLLNYCGIRQDFLDYTVDRSPYKQGLYTPGTRIPIFAPEKINETKPDYLFILPWNLKKEIMAQMSFIKDWGGKFVVPIPEVAVFE; encoded by the coding sequence ATGAGTTCATCTTATCAAGCAGTTCCTGCCAGAGAGCAGATAAATTGCCGTTTTTGTGGCGGAAAATTGGATCATACATTTGTGGACCTGGGGATGTCTCCATTGTGTCAGACTCATATAAGTCCTGATCAACTGAATAGATATGAATACTTTTATCCCCTCAAGGCGTTTGTTTGTAGTCATTGCTTCCTTGTCCAGTTGGATGAATACGTTCCACCCCAGGAAATTTTCACCGAATATGCCTATTTTTCGTCATATGCAGAAAGTTGGGTGGCTCATGCCCGCCAATATGTAGAAATGGTTGTTGAACGTTTTGCGTTAACCGGCCAGAGCGCGGTACTGGAGATTGCCAGCAATGATGGTTATCTGCTTCAACATTTCATTGAAAGGGGAATCCCGGCGCGAGGTATCGATCCCGCGGCCAATGTCGCCAAGGTAGCCATTGAAAAGGGTATCCCAACCGTCGTCGATTTCTTTGGCGAAAAATCGGCGAGCGATTACCGGAAGACTTATGGCGGTGTAGATTTGCTTTTGGGCAACAATGTACTGGCGCATGTTCCAGACATCAATGACTTTGTAAAAGGAATGAAGGTCGTTTTAAATCCTAAGGGTGTTATAACCATGGAATTCCCCCATCTGTTTCGTCTCATGGAACAGAATCAGTTCGACACCATTTACCATGAACATTTTTCCTATCTGTCATTTCATGCTGTAGAGAAAATATTCGCCACTCACGGGATCACTCTCTTTGATGTCGATGAATTAAAATCGCATGGAGGTTCTATCCGGATATACGGGCGACATTCGGAGAATGCCGAGTTGGAGATATGTGAAAACGTAGAAAGAATTAAGGCGGTTGAACGATCAGCCGGTCTGCTGGATATGGAAACCTATCATCAGTTTAATACCCGCGTAGTCGAGACAAAAAGAAAAATCCTATCGTTTCTGATTGATGCGAAAAACAGGGGAAAGACAATTGTCGGGTATGGCGCACCTGGCAAAGGAAACACATTGTTGAACTATTGCGGTATCCGCCAGGATTTCCTTGATTACACGGTGGACCGAAGCCCATACAAACAAGGCTTGTATACCCCCGGTACGCGAATACCGATTTTCGCACCTGAGAAAATTAATGAGACCAAACCGGATTATCTATTTATTTTACCTTGGAACCTTAAAAAAGAGATCATGGCTCAGATGAGTTTCATAAAGGATTGGGGTGGGAAGTTCGTCGTCCCTATTCCGGAAGTCGCCGTTTTTGAATAA
- a CDS encoding oligosaccharide flippase family protein, with product MATKSDIESTLKNALIYAMASVLEKAVGFVMLPIYAHLLGSEGYGILGMIEVVTSVLSILVSYGIASAVNRFYFERESEEDRNALISTAMFTMFLICAAVCLPAVVLNKPIAYLAFGEYGLGLYIILSICSFMIDSMAYTGQQYLLIRQRSVLVSIFSLLRLILAVTLNIYFIVILRLGILGVLYSHLITALTFFLIYNTYTLSKTKFHFNKNDAKELIYFSAPLIPGYAAMFIRTNADRIILRTFLGLAEIGVYSMVMKFSMLLGLFFQEPFMKTWIPKRMEICDSHNGPKIISDVVTIHLAIMVFAGLILSLEIPLLIKIMTPKEFWIPSTVGFIAVFARICFNTYYHLMFGLIYAKKTLKISQIQIATALISVIFYIVFIKYFGIKGAFLAALISYIFQCSISYYFANRFYKISYEWWKIFIFTASAIILFLIINPLTLDNDSISLFVKSNILPSLNKILIYFNLDGFKGGKLIFIINEKFIFLLEAVIKGLLGMTYILILVTLNIIPKEKLKDILKYLKNLLNGSSNSVKKNFLRKTNI from the coding sequence ATGGCAACAAAATCAGATATAGAGAGTACGCTAAAAAATGCATTGATATATGCCATGGCTTCAGTCCTTGAAAAAGCTGTTGGATTTGTCATGCTACCTATTTATGCGCATTTGCTTGGTAGCGAAGGATACGGAATCCTCGGAATGATCGAAGTTGTCACCTCAGTTCTTTCCATACTGGTCTCATACGGGATTGCAAGTGCAGTAAATAGATTTTATTTCGAAAGAGAATCAGAAGAGGATCGAAATGCCCTCATATCAACAGCGATGTTCACAATGTTCCTGATTTGCGCTGCGGTATGCCTTCCTGCTGTCGTACTAAACAAGCCTATTGCCTATTTAGCTTTTGGAGAATATGGCTTGGGATTATATATCATTCTGTCAATCTGTTCGTTTATGATTGATTCAATGGCTTACACAGGGCAGCAATACCTTTTAATACGGCAACGGTCTGTACTCGTATCGATATTTTCTCTTTTAAGGCTTATTTTGGCGGTAACACTAAATATATATTTTATTGTTATTTTGCGCTTGGGTATTCTGGGCGTGCTTTATTCACATCTTATAACCGCTTTGACATTTTTTCTGATTTACAACACCTATACTCTATCAAAAACGAAATTTCATTTTAACAAAAATGATGCAAAAGAACTTATCTATTTTAGTGCTCCTCTGATTCCCGGATATGCTGCAATGTTTATCAGGACTAATGCTGATCGAATTATCTTGAGAACATTTTTAGGCTTGGCTGAAATCGGTGTTTATTCCATGGTCATGAAATTTTCAATGCTTCTTGGTTTGTTTTTTCAGGAACCATTTATGAAAACATGGATTCCGAAGCGAATGGAAATTTGTGATTCTCACAATGGACCAAAAATTATATCAGATGTTGTTACCATTCATCTGGCTATAATGGTATTTGCAGGTCTGATCCTTTCACTGGAAATACCTTTGCTGATAAAAATAATGACTCCGAAAGAATTCTGGATACCATCTACAGTTGGCTTCATTGCCGTATTTGCCAGGATTTGTTTCAATACATATTACCATCTGATGTTCGGATTGATATACGCAAAAAAAACATTGAAAATCTCACAAATACAAATTGCAACTGCGCTCATAAGTGTTATTTTTTACATTGTATTTATAAAATATTTTGGCATAAAAGGAGCCTTTTTAGCAGCCTTAATATCCTATATATTTCAATGTTCTATAAGTTATTATTTCGCGAATAGGTTTTATAAAATTTCTTATGAATGGTGGAAAATATTCATTTTTACAGCGTCGGCCATTATTTTATTTTTAATAATAAACCCGCTAACCTTGGACAATGATTCCATATCTTTGTTCGTAAAATCTAATATTCTTCCTTCATTAAACAAGATTTTAATTTATTTTAATTTAGATGGTTTTAAAGGTGGAAAACTGATTTTCATTATTAATGAAAAATTTATATTCCTGTTGGAAGCAGTTATTAAAGGTCTTTTGGGGATGACGTATATTTTAATATTAGTTACATTAAATATAATTCCCAAGGAGAAATTAAAGGATATTTTGAAATATTTAAAGAATCTGTTAAATGGATCAAGTAATAGCGTTAAGAAAAATTTTTTGAGAAAAACTAATATCTGA
- a CDS encoding Ig-like domain-containing protein has product MEKSGLEVNQANQETAAIGDSMGRAGHIVTWRSSKPHLVAINDYGLVKALSPGETTITATCEGRVATARVIVAAPETNSMTVVPWYAGISVGETLQLKTMQQDAGEKKTTELTRWHSNQPSLVTVNQLGLVKAKKSGIVTITATQGELEASAIIEIGPVEKIHGLDFPGCAGVNTTMRFEFVEPLSAYPATYIWRAYPRQQQSYYTAFFWGNNGQFYPSNTYYGFHPYPDWKTSYQHFWEIAAAPGGDFTSFMHVIYDRWYIQVAVCRQTDNTREIEFYWDWPDAAKVIKYTGKPFGDPPSPGLIIGDAPWNQGNEVWNGVLRGFQFYNVALTTDEISQEITSPGKIYRPWYLNLNPSPKDIFDKSGSANHPEWVGTERPWQWNGELHRDIIFQQETFYE; this is encoded by the coding sequence ATGGAGAAATCTGGTTTGGAGGTGAATCAAGCAAATCAGGAGACGGCTGCTATTGGTGATTCCATGGGAAGAGCGGGGCATATTGTGACCTGGCGTTCAAGCAAACCGCACCTTGTGGCAATAAACGATTATGGATTGGTAAAGGCGTTATCTCCTGGAGAAACCACCATAACTGCGACTTGTGAGGGTCGGGTTGCAACTGCCAGAGTTATCGTTGCCGCCCCTGAAACTAATTCCATGACTGTGGTACCATGGTATGCAGGCATATCAGTTGGTGAAACGCTACAACTTAAAACAATGCAACAAGATGCCGGAGAAAAGAAAACAACCGAACTGACGAGATGGCACTCAAATCAGCCATCTCTGGTCACAGTAAACCAATTAGGTCTTGTTAAAGCCAAAAAATCAGGGATAGTGACAATTACTGCTACACAGGGCGAACTGGAGGCTTCTGCTATCATTGAAATTGGGCCAGTTGAAAAAATCCATGGCCTTGATTTCCCTGGGTGTGCTGGTGTCAACACCACCATGCGTTTTGAATTTGTAGAGCCCCTTTCTGCCTATCCAGCTACCTATATTTGGCGCGCTTATCCACGTCAGCAACAATCTTATTATACTGCTTTTTTCTGGGGTAATAACGGTCAATTTTATCCATCGAATACTTATTATGGGTTTCATCCCTATCCTGATTGGAAAACTTCGTATCAACATTTCTGGGAGATAGCGGCTGCACCAGGAGGTGACTTTACGTCTTTCATGCACGTTATATATGATCGCTGGTACATCCAGGTTGCTGTCTGCCGCCAAACCGACAATACGAGGGAAATTGAATTTTATTGGGACTGGCCGGATGCTGCTAAGGTGATCAAATATACAGGCAAACCTTTTGGCGATCCCCCATCGCCCGGACTAATCATCGGAGATGCACCATGGAATCAGGGAAATGAAGTTTGGAACGGTGTTCTGCGTGGTTTTCAGTTTTACAATGTCGCATTGACCACGGATGAAATATCACAAGAGATCACTTCCCCCGGAAAGATTTATAGACCCTGGTACCTGAATTTAAATCCATCACCCAAAGATATTTTCGATAAAAGTGGAAGTGCAAATCACCCCGAGTGGGTAGGGACTGAGCGCCCTTGGCAATGGAATGGTGAATTACACAGGGATATTATTTTTCAGCAAGAAACTTTTTATGAATAA